A window of the Tursiops truncatus isolate mTurTru1 chromosome 14, mTurTru1.mat.Y, whole genome shotgun sequence genome harbors these coding sequences:
- the NEURL3 gene encoding E3 ubiquitin-protein ligase NEURL3 isoform X3: MTRGPAESFGNLSTDLLQTQAPVSEDPRLMGAQICCQADGEMPREALRFHAEAVGAQVRLDAQRSTARRRATFRDGIVFSQRPVRPGERVELRVLCHECGWVGGLRVGFTRLDPERVTASGLPPFVCPDLEQQSPTWAAMLPDGCGLTGDVVRFWVNRLGRLFAQVNAGPRLLLRKDVLMGAPLWAVMDVYGTTKAIELLDSTVSAPTPAMPWVLSDEALPEFKVLEAGSPRSERCGQSLVWTWFLACRLQHLQNLTVRERETERELLFL, from the exons ATGACAAGGGGACCTGCTGAATCCTTCGGAAACCTGTCCACCGACCTTCTTCAGACCCAGGCACCAGTGTCCGAGGACCCCAGGCTGATGGGGGCTCAGATCTGCTGCCAGGCTG ACGGCGAGATGCCCCGAGAGGCGCTCCGTTTCCACGCCGAGGCCGTGGGCGCGCAGGTGCGTCTGGACGCGCAGCGGAGCACCGCGCGCAGGCGCGCCACATTCCGTGACGGCATCGTGTTCAGCCAGCGGCCGGTGAGGCCCGGAGAGCGCGTGGAGCTGCGCGTGCTGTGTCACGAGTGCGGCTGGGTTGGCGGCCTCCGCGTGGGCTTCACGCGCCTGGACCCCGAGCGGGTGACCGCGTCCGGCCTGCCCCCCTTCGTGTGCCCGGACCTGGAGCAGCAGAGCCCGACGTGGGCGGCCATGCTGCCCGATGGCTGCGGGCTCACCGGGGACGTGGTGCGCTTCTGGGTGAACCGCCTTGGCCGGCTCTTCGCCCAGGTAAACGCGGGCCCCCGGCTCCTGCTGCGTAAGGACGTGCTCATGGGCGCCCCGCTCTGGGCCGTGATGGACGTGTACGGGACTACGAAGGCCATCGAACTGCTGG ATTCTACAGTCAGCGCCCCGACCCCAGCCATGCCGTGGGTCCTCAGTGATGAGGCTCTGCCTGAGTTCAAAG ttttggaggctggaagtccaagatcagagcGTTGCGGTCAGTCTCTTGTGTGGACCTGgttcctggcttgcagactcCAGCACTTACAGAATCTcactgtgagagagagagagacagagagagaactcctcttcttataa
- the NEURL3 gene encoding E3 ubiquitin-protein ligase NEURL3 isoform X1, translating into MTRGPAESFGNLSTDLLQTQAPVSEDPRLMGAQICCQADGEMPREALRFHAEAVGAQVRLDAQRSTARRRATFRDGIVFSQRPVRPGERVELRVLCHECGWVGGLRVGFTRLDPERVTASGLPPFVCPDLEQQSPTWAAMLPDGCGLTGDVVRFWVNRLGRLFAQVNAGPRLLLRKDVLMGAPLWAVMDVYGTTKAIELLDSTVSAPTPAMPWVLSDEALPEFKATAGEECAICFHQAANTCLVPCGHTHFCSCCAWRVFRDTAKCPVCRWEIEAVASAWDPPALGPGVGARL; encoded by the exons ATGACAAGGGGACCTGCTGAATCCTTCGGAAACCTGTCCACCGACCTTCTTCAGACCCAGGCACCAGTGTCCGAGGACCCCAGGCTGATGGGGGCTCAGATCTGCTGCCAGGCTG ACGGCGAGATGCCCCGAGAGGCGCTCCGTTTCCACGCCGAGGCCGTGGGCGCGCAGGTGCGTCTGGACGCGCAGCGGAGCACCGCGCGCAGGCGCGCCACATTCCGTGACGGCATCGTGTTCAGCCAGCGGCCGGTGAGGCCCGGAGAGCGCGTGGAGCTGCGCGTGCTGTGTCACGAGTGCGGCTGGGTTGGCGGCCTCCGCGTGGGCTTCACGCGCCTGGACCCCGAGCGGGTGACCGCGTCCGGCCTGCCCCCCTTCGTGTGCCCGGACCTGGAGCAGCAGAGCCCGACGTGGGCGGCCATGCTGCCCGATGGCTGCGGGCTCACCGGGGACGTGGTGCGCTTCTGGGTGAACCGCCTTGGCCGGCTCTTCGCCCAGGTAAACGCGGGCCCCCGGCTCCTGCTGCGTAAGGACGTGCTCATGGGCGCCCCGCTCTGGGCCGTGATGGACGTGTACGGGACTACGAAGGCCATCGAACTGCTGG ATTCTACAGTCAGCGCCCCGACCCCAGCCATGCCGTGGGTCCTCAGTGATGAGGCTCTGCCTGAGTTCAAAG CCACAGCAGGAGAGGAGTGTGCCATCTGCTTCCACCAGGCTGCCAACACCTGCCTTGTCCCCTGCGGCCACACACACTTCTGCAGCTGCTGTGCCTGGCGGGTCTTCAGGGACACGGCCAAATGCCCTGTGTGTCGCTGGGAGATTGAGGCGGTGGCCTCGGCTTGGGACCCTCCTGCTCTGGGCCCTGGTGTAGGTGCTCGGCTCTGA
- the NEURL3 gene encoding E3 ubiquitin-protein ligase NEURL3 isoform X4 codes for MTRGPAESFGNLSTDLLQTQAPVSEDPRLMGAQICCQADGEMPREALRFHAEAVGAQVRLDAQRSTARRRATFRDGIVFSQRPVRPGERVELRVLCHECGWVGGLRVGFTRLDPERVTASGLPPFVCPDLEQQSPTWAAMLPDGCGLTGDVVRFWVNRLGRLFAQVNAGPRLLLRKDVLMGAPLWAVMDVYGTTKAIELLDSTVSAPTPAMPWVLSDEALPEFKAHRVRISHPPSLPSEKAGCTRPSPPPR; via the exons ATGACAAGGGGACCTGCTGAATCCTTCGGAAACCTGTCCACCGACCTTCTTCAGACCCAGGCACCAGTGTCCGAGGACCCCAGGCTGATGGGGGCTCAGATCTGCTGCCAGGCTG ACGGCGAGATGCCCCGAGAGGCGCTCCGTTTCCACGCCGAGGCCGTGGGCGCGCAGGTGCGTCTGGACGCGCAGCGGAGCACCGCGCGCAGGCGCGCCACATTCCGTGACGGCATCGTGTTCAGCCAGCGGCCGGTGAGGCCCGGAGAGCGCGTGGAGCTGCGCGTGCTGTGTCACGAGTGCGGCTGGGTTGGCGGCCTCCGCGTGGGCTTCACGCGCCTGGACCCCGAGCGGGTGACCGCGTCCGGCCTGCCCCCCTTCGTGTGCCCGGACCTGGAGCAGCAGAGCCCGACGTGGGCGGCCATGCTGCCCGATGGCTGCGGGCTCACCGGGGACGTGGTGCGCTTCTGGGTGAACCGCCTTGGCCGGCTCTTCGCCCAGGTAAACGCGGGCCCCCGGCTCCTGCTGCGTAAGGACGTGCTCATGGGCGCCCCGCTCTGGGCCGTGATGGACGTGTACGGGACTACGAAGGCCATCGAACTGCTGG ATTCTACAGTCAGCGCCCCGACCCCAGCCATGCCGTGGGTCCTCAGTGATGAGGCTCTGCCTGAGTTCAAAG cccacaGGGTAAGAATAAgccaccctccttccctccccagtgaAAAGGCTGGCTGCACTCGCCCCTCTCCACCCCCCAGGTAA
- the NEURL3 gene encoding E3 ubiquitin-protein ligase NEURL3 isoform X5: protein MTRGPAESFGNLSTDLLQTQAPVSEDPRLMGAQICCQADGEMPREALRFHAEAVGAQVRLDAQRSTARRRATFRDGIVFSQRPVRPGERVELRVLCHECGWVGGLRVGFTRLDPERVTASGLPPFVCPDLEQQSPTWAAMLPDGCGLTGDVVRFWVNRLGRLFAQVNAGPRLLLRKDVLMGAPLWAVMDVYGTTKAIELLDSTVSAPTPAMPWVLSDEALPEFKAARGGESRGSVMSLEVVTL, encoded by the exons ATGACAAGGGGACCTGCTGAATCCTTCGGAAACCTGTCCACCGACCTTCTTCAGACCCAGGCACCAGTGTCCGAGGACCCCAGGCTGATGGGGGCTCAGATCTGCTGCCAGGCTG ACGGCGAGATGCCCCGAGAGGCGCTCCGTTTCCACGCCGAGGCCGTGGGCGCGCAGGTGCGTCTGGACGCGCAGCGGAGCACCGCGCGCAGGCGCGCCACATTCCGTGACGGCATCGTGTTCAGCCAGCGGCCGGTGAGGCCCGGAGAGCGCGTGGAGCTGCGCGTGCTGTGTCACGAGTGCGGCTGGGTTGGCGGCCTCCGCGTGGGCTTCACGCGCCTGGACCCCGAGCGGGTGACCGCGTCCGGCCTGCCCCCCTTCGTGTGCCCGGACCTGGAGCAGCAGAGCCCGACGTGGGCGGCCATGCTGCCCGATGGCTGCGGGCTCACCGGGGACGTGGTGCGCTTCTGGGTGAACCGCCTTGGCCGGCTCTTCGCCCAGGTAAACGCGGGCCCCCGGCTCCTGCTGCGTAAGGACGTGCTCATGGGCGCCCCGCTCTGGGCCGTGATGGACGTGTACGGGACTACGAAGGCCATCGAACTGCTGG ATTCTACAGTCAGCGCCCCGACCCCAGCCATGCCGTGGGTCCTCAGTGATGAGGCTCTGCCTGAGTTCAAAG CTGCCCGAGGAGGAGAAAGTAGGGGTTCCGTCATGAGCCTGGAAGTGGTGACGTTGTGA